Proteins encoded by one window of Triplophysa rosa linkage group LG19, Trosa_1v2, whole genome shotgun sequence:
- the bbs1 gene encoding Bardet-Biedl syndrome 1 protein — protein sequence MSSVAQEIKDTSVGRSKWLDAHYDPVANLYTFTSCIALSDLHGDGDNKLVVGDLGTGVCNMKLKVYRGTGLLSESTLLDLPTGLVSFLMDLHEPRTPAIAVASGPFIYVYKNLRPYFKFTLPSLEVNPLEQDVWSQAKEDRIDPMTLKEMLEGIRDKAEIPLSVKSLRYLMLDLQEMEAFVHLHKDQPIRRQTVITCIGTLKKNMADDDAVSCLVIGTENSDIYILDPEAFTILCKMSLPTTPTFMDVTGQFDVEFRITVACRNGNIYILRRDSPKPKYCIELSSHPVGLVRIGRNVVVGCTHETLHGYTQKGKKLWTAYLPAPVTTMALMDLPARAFQAVLVALANCEVHMYRDKNLICTIKTPDVVTSICFGRYGREDGTLLMTTKGGGLIVKILKRTAVFDDKDSAPGPPIAQSIRLNVPKKTKLYVDQTLRERENAVAMHRAFQMDLSRLRLATARAYVKALESSLTPVSESPTEPLKMNAVVQGLGPSFKLTLNIQNTAACRPVMNIAISFLYDEHLYSMKTAFFKIPLLVPGLNYPIDTFVECLSDKGISDIIKVFVLREGRSAPLLTAHINMPVSEGFALN from the exons ATGTCCTCCGTTGCCCAGGAAATAAAAGACAC TTCTGTGGGTCGTTCCAAATGGCTCGATGCACACTATGACCCAGTCGCCAATCTATACACCTTCACCTCTTGCATTG CTCTTTCAGACTTGCATGGAGATGGTGACAATAAG CTGGTGGTGGGTGATCTTGGCACAGGGGTGTGTAACATGAAGTTAAAGGTGTACCGTGGTACTGGTCTGTTGAGTGAGAGCACGCTGCTGGATTTACCCACTGGCCTGGTCTCTTTTCTTATGGACCTCCATGAGCCCCGGACCCCAGCCATCGCTGTGGCCTCTGGCCCCTTCATCTATGTCTATAAGAACTTGAGACCTTACTTCAAGTTCACACTTCCTAGTCTGGAGGTGAACCCTCTGGAGCAGGATGTCTGGAGTCAGGCTAAGGAG GATAGGATTGACCCAATGACCCTTAAGGAGATGTTAGAAGGAATAAG GGACAAAGCAGAAATTCCACTCTCTGTCAAATCACTACG GTACCTCATGCTTGATCTACAGGAAATGGAGGCTTTTGTTCATCTTCACAAAGACCAGCCTATACGCCGCCAG ACGGTCATTACCTGTATAGGGACGTTGAAGAAGAACATGGCAGATGATGATGCAGTCAGCTGTCTGGTGATTGGCACAGAGAATAGTGATATTTATATATTGGATCCAGAGGCCTTTACCATCCTCTGTAAG atGTCTCTGCCCACTACTCCCACCTTCATGGATGTGACTGGTCAGTTTGATGTGGAGTTCCGTATCACTGTGGCCTGTCGCAATGGCAACATCTACATACTGCGCAG GGACTCACCAAAGCCGAAATACTGCATTGAGCTGTCTTCTCATCCAGTGGGGCTGGTGAGAATAGGAAGGAATGTAGTGGTGGGATGTACTCATGAGACGCTGCATGGTTACACTCAAAAG GGGAAAAAACTGTGGACGGCCTATTTGCCCGCACCTGTGACCACCATGGCACTTATGGACTTGCCCGCACGGGCGTTTCAGGCCGTGCTGGTGGCTCTGGCCAACTGTGAAGTACACATGTACAGAGATAAAAATCTGATCTGCACCATCAAGACACCG GATGTGGTGACAAGTATTTGTTTTGGGCGTTATGGAAGAGAAGATGGCACTCTGCTAATGACCACCAAAG GTGGAGGTCTGATTGTGAAAATCTTAAAGAGGACAGCTGTGTTTGATGACAAAGACTCGGCCCCAGGCCCACCAATTGCCCAGAGCATCCGTCTGAATGTGCCCAAGAAAACCAAGCTCTATGTGGACCAGACCCTGAGAGAGCGAGAAAATGCTGTTG CCATGCACAGAGCTTTCCAGATGGACCTGAGCAGGCTGCGTCTGGCTACGGCACGGGCCTACGTCAAAGCCCTCGAGTCCAGCCTCACACCTGTGTCGGAAAGCCCGACCGAGCCGCTCAAAATGAACGCTGTG GTTCAAGGGCTGGGTCCATCCTTCAAGCTCACTCTGAACATTCAGAACACGGCAGCGTGCCGTCCCGTCATGAACATAGCCATCAGCTTTCTGTATGATGAACATTTGTACAGCATGAAAACAGCCTTCTTCAAG ATTCCCCTGCTGGTTCCAGGGCTGAATTACCCCATCGACACTTTTGTCGAATGCTTGAGTGACAAAGGGATCTCTGACATCATCAAA GTGTTTGTGCTGAGAGAAGGAAGAAGTGCTCCTCTCCTCACTGCCCATATCAACATGCCTGTGAGTGAGGGATTTGCACTGAACTAA